The proteins below are encoded in one region of Bos mutus isolate GX-2022 unplaced genomic scaffold, NWIPB_WYAK_1.1 CTG310, whole genome shotgun sequence:
- the LOC138986957 gene encoding endogenous retrovirus group K member 8 Gag polyprotein-like produces MHHFLKQNGVNVSRDQLNDCYHILVEHNLWFPEEGTLDLDVWKRVKNNILRAYRQGVRIPPQWWVTWSLIWAVIEQIEGHNIDLEVETVQSLHEYELDEQDMQGTLKCKNVMLNQTQTLEKQLEDVSIKDVPKPKPLKVEVISFSGQPKSKVFPSAPPVTAIANFARTNHFTPPREMPACTFAFPMQFNQPAQDQNTWANLDFGMLSSFKKACTLYGPTSPYCIEFLRGWADHWMPYDFFQVAKMVLNPQQLLQWQMWVGDEAQQLMIDQQSRDNPANLTYDILTGTGTVANVMAQLANVTLEMLHFIKETACRAWAKVDSANSDGSFVKIIQGHEKEYSQFIGKLKDAIEKSIKDVTLQNIILKQLAFENVNEECRSVLRPIRETGSLMEYLKACRDIGSMSHRATLAALETFNVQKAANTKCFNCGKPGHMKKQCSLPTQAGKNNTTSNRKRPPGVCPRCKRGFHWLNECHSKFDKDRNTLNPGAQQKQQGN; encoded by the coding sequence atgcatcattttttgaaacaaaacgGTGTTAATGTTTCAAGAGATCAGTTGAATGACTGCTATCATATACTAGTGGAACATAATCTATGGTTCCCGGAGGAGGGGACGCTTGATCTTGATGTATGgaaaagggttaaaaataatattttgcgAGCATATCGGCAGGGAGTTCGCATTCCGCCTCAATGGTGGGTTACCTGGTCACTCATATGGGCTGTCATAGAACAAATTGAAGGACATAATATTGATTTGGAGGTAGAGACTGTTCAGTCTTTGCATGAATATGAGCTTGATGAACAAGACATGCAAGGTACTTTGAAATGCAAGAATGTCATGCTCAATCAAACACAAACCCTGGAAAAACAACTTGAGGATGTATCTATTAAGGATGTGCCAAAACCGAAACCGCTTAAGGTGGAAGTCATTTCGTTCAGTGGACAGCCCAAATCTAaggtttttccttctgctccgCCTGTAACAGCAATTGCTAACTTTGCTCGTACCAATCATTTCACTCCTCCTCGGGAGATGCCTGCTTGCACTTTCGCTTTCCCAATGCAATTTAATCAACCTGCCCAAGACCAAAATACTTGGGCTAATCTAGATTTTGGCATGTTGTCTAGCTTTAAGAAAGCATGTACTCTGTATGGACCTACTTCTCCttactgtatagaatttctcagAGGATGGGCTGACCATTGGATGCCATATGATTTTTTCCAAGTAGCAAAGATGGTTTTAAATCCTCAACAATTACTGCAGTGGCAAATGTGGGTTGGTGATGAGGCCCAACAGCTGATGATTGACCAGCAATCTCGTGATAACCCTGCCAATTTAACCTATGATATACTGACTGGAACAGGGACTGTGGCCAATGTAATGGCGCAATTAGCTAATGTTACCCTTGAGATGttacatttcattaaagaaactgcctgcagggcATGGGCAAAGGTTGATAGCGCTAACTCTGATGGTTCATTTGTTAAGATTATTCAAGGACATGAGAAGGAATATTctcaatttataggaaaattaaaggatgcaATTGAAAAATCTATTAAGGATGtgactttacaaaatattattttaaaacaacttgcttttgaaaatgttaatgaGGAATGTCGATCCGTGCTCAGACCTATTCGAGAGACTGGCTCtcttatggaatatttgaaagcatGTAGGGACATCGGGTCTATGTCCCATAGAGCAACATTGGCAGCATTGGAAACCTTTAATGTACAAAAGGCTGCTAATACCAAATGTTTTAACTGTGGGAAGCCCGgccatatgaaaaaacaatgtaGCCTGCCAACACAGGCTGGAAAAAATAATACTACTTCTAATAGGAAGAGACCCCCAGGAGTATGTCCAAGATGTAAAAGGGGGTTTCATTGGCTGAATGAATGTCATTCTAAATTTGATAAGGATAGAAACACTTTGAACCCCGGTGCACAGcaaaaacaacagggaaactgA
- the LOC102272594 gene encoding dihydrodiol dehydrogenase 3, translated as MDPKSQRVKLNDGHFIPALGFGTGAPPEVPKSEAVEVTKFAIEAGFRHIDSAYTYQNEEQVGQAIRSKIADGTVKREDIFYTSKVWSTFLRPELVRPALEKSLKDLQLDYVDLYIIHQPVALMPGETLFPTDENGKPMFDSVDLCRTWEALEKCKDAGLTKSIGVSNFNHKQLEKILNKPGLKYKPVCNQVSSSAPLPPVLQNLLLTLEPDVCLSFPPVHLTFVKRGFYRTKLVSGLCK; from the exons ATGGATCCCAAAAGTCAGAGAGTGAAGCTTAATGACGGCCACTTCATTCCTGCCCTGGGATTTGGCACCGGTGCACCTCCAGAG GTTCCTAAGAGTGAAGCTGTGGAGGTCACCAAATTTGCTATAGAGGCTGGGTTCCGGCATATTGACAGCGCTTATACATACCAAAATGAAGAGCAGGTTGGCCAGGCCATTCGAAGCAAGATTGCCGATGGCACTGTGAAAAGAGAAGACATATTCTACACTTCAAAG GTTTGGTCCACTTTCCTTCGTCCAGAGTTGGTCCGACCAGCATTGGAAAAGTCACTGAAAGATCTTCAACTGGACTATGTCGATCTCTATATTATTCATCAACCAGTGGCTTTGATG CCAGGGGAGACACTTTTCCCAACAGATGAAAATGGAAAACCGATGTTTGACTCAGTGGATCTCTGTCGCACATGGGAG gccctggagaAGTGTAAGGACGCAGGGCTGACCAAGTCCATTGGGGTGTCCAACTTCAACCACAAGCAGCTGGAGAAGATCCTGAACAAGCCGGGGCTCAAGTACAAGCCCGTCTGCAATCAGGTGAGCAGCTCGGCTCCTCTCCCTCCTGTTCTTCAGAACCTCCTTCTTACACTGGAGCCTGATGTCTGTCTGTCCTTCCCTCCTGTTCATCTGACCTTTGTGAAGAGGGGATTCTACAGAACTAAGCTTGTGTCTGGACTGTGTAAATAG